Proteins encoded by one window of Nocardia goodfellowii:
- a CDS encoding sugar phosphate isomerase/epimerase and 4-hydroxyphenylpyruvate domain-containing protein, translating to MIERAETGRGRVRTSVATVSLSGSLEDKLTAIAEAGFDGFEVFEPDFVSSASTPAELRAHAADLGLSIDLYQPFRDLDSVDDQQFARNLVRAERKFELMRALGCDTMLVCSSPLPTAVRDDARLAEQLSELANRAERHGLRIAYEALAWGAHVNTYRHAWRVVADANHPALGTCLDSFHILSRGDDPSGIRDIPGDKIFFLQLADAPRLSMDVLSWSRHHRNFPGQGNFDLATFGAHVQAAGYTGPWSLEIFNDVFRHAATGRTAVDAHRSLLHLQEEVARVQATEVDTTGGLAMFTPPPRAPIDGVVSLRLAAGPAMADRLDKALGHIGFQLVGRHRGHDLQLWRHGALTIAVDATPGTVWTAPGIPADLPTLTQIGIRSDDPEGWARRARALELHAREVELPGADHGPGSDVVRLAITDATSLDLRGPASAAAWQSAFEIYPRNETRWRGQQALFTGVDHIALAVPTDSWDGVMLSLRSVLGMQPHEGLDVADAMGLIHTQALTLTERDGVGTLRILLNMVPGSVTGTADLPAPRRGGVTHIAFACDNIFATAAGLRANGHVPLPISINYYDDLQARFGVAPELLDRMRHDGILYDANEDGEFFHLFTQTVGADLFFEVVQRVGDYQGYGEINAAVRLSAQIRQSNT from the coding sequence ATGATCGAGCGTGCCGAAACCGGCCGAGGTCGGGTACGTACCTCGGTGGCGACGGTGTCGTTGAGCGGATCGCTCGAGGACAAACTCACCGCCATCGCGGAGGCGGGTTTCGATGGATTCGAGGTATTCGAACCCGATTTCGTCAGCTCCGCCTCCACCCCGGCCGAACTACGCGCCCACGCCGCCGATCTGGGGTTGAGCATCGATCTGTACCAGCCGTTCCGCGACCTCGATTCGGTCGACGACCAGCAGTTCGCGCGAAATCTCGTGCGGGCCGAACGCAAATTCGAGCTGATGCGCGCGCTGGGTTGCGACACCATGCTCGTGTGCTCCTCGCCGCTGCCCACCGCCGTGCGGGACGACGCCCGCCTGGCCGAGCAGCTGTCCGAACTCGCGAACCGCGCGGAGCGGCACGGTTTACGGATCGCCTACGAGGCGCTGGCCTGGGGCGCGCACGTCAACACCTATCGGCACGCGTGGCGCGTTGTCGCCGACGCGAACCACCCGGCGCTGGGTACCTGCCTGGACAGCTTCCACATCCTGTCCCGCGGTGATGATCCGAGCGGAATTCGCGACATCCCTGGCGACAAGATCTTCTTTCTGCAACTCGCGGACGCACCACGACTGTCGATGGATGTGCTCTCGTGGAGCCGGCATCACCGCAATTTCCCCGGGCAGGGCAACTTCGACCTCGCCACCTTCGGCGCACACGTCCAAGCCGCCGGTTACACGGGGCCGTGGTCGCTCGAAATATTCAACGATGTGTTCCGGCACGCAGCCACCGGCCGCACCGCGGTGGACGCGCACCGCTCGCTACTGCATCTACAGGAGGAAGTGGCCCGAGTCCAAGCCACCGAGGTCGATACCACCGGCGGACTGGCCATGTTCACCCCGCCGCCACGGGCACCTATCGATGGGGTGGTCTCCCTGCGGCTGGCAGCGGGGCCCGCTATGGCTGACCGATTGGATAAGGCGTTGGGACACATAGGGTTTCAGCTCGTCGGCAGACATCGCGGCCACGACCTGCAACTGTGGCGCCACGGCGCGCTGACCATCGCGGTCGACGCCACCCCCGGCACGGTGTGGACGGCACCCGGCATCCCCGCCGACCTGCCCACGCTGACCCAGATCGGTATCCGCTCCGACGACCCCGAAGGCTGGGCCCGCCGGGCCCGGGCATTGGAGCTGCACGCGCGCGAGGTCGAACTGCCCGGGGCCGACCACGGCCCGGGCTCGGATGTGGTGCGCCTCGCGATCACCGACGCGACCTCCCTGGATCTGCGCGGACCGGCCAGCGCGGCGGCATGGCAGTCGGCGTTCGAGATCTATCCGCGCAATGAGACCCGGTGGCGTGGGCAACAGGCGCTGTTCACCGGCGTGGATCACATCGCGCTGGCGGTGCCCACCGACAGCTGGGACGGTGTCATGCTGTCGCTGCGCTCGGTGTTGGGCATGCAGCCGCACGAGGGTCTGGATGTCGCCGACGCGATGGGCCTGATCCATACCCAGGCTTTGACCTTGACCGAGCGAGACGGCGTCGGCACCCTGCGGATACTGCTGAATATGGTGCCGGGCAGCGTCACGGGGACCGCGGACCTGCCCGCACCGCGACGCGGGGGCGTCACGCACATCGCCTTCGCCTGCGACAACATCTTCGCCACCGCGGCCGGGTTGCGAGCCAATGGGCACGTGCCGCTACCGATCTCGATCAACTACTACGACGATCTCCAGGCCAGGTTCGGTGTGGCTCCCGAGTTGCTCGACCGCATGCGCCACGACGGCATCCTTTACGACGCGAACGAGGACGGGGAGTTCTTCCACCTGTTCACCCAGACCGTCGGGGCGGACCTGTTCTTCGAAGTCGTCCAACGCGTCGGCGACTACCAAGGATATGGCGAGATCAACGCCGCCGTCCGGCTCTCCGCTCAGATACGTCAGAGCAACACCTAG
- a CDS encoding shikimate dehydrogenase: MTDSILCGLIGTGVEPSLTPALHEEEGRRQGLTYVYRTIDLDTLGLTVADLPRLLRGARDLGFRGLNITHPCKQAVIECLDELSVDAERLGAVNTVLFEQGRAVGHNTDWSGFGRNFDRGLPGARLDEVVQLGAGGAGAAVAYGLLTRGVRKLVLVDQERERARALADSFATLFETAVIETADPGELPPVLARADGLVHATPMGMAAHPGSAVPIEVLRPELWVAEVVYRPLDTELLRAARAAGARTLDGGGMAVYQAVEAFRIFTGIEPDAERMYTHMAALVHSEELEAVR, encoded by the coding sequence GTGACCGATTCCATCCTGTGTGGCCTGATCGGAACCGGTGTCGAGCCGTCGCTGACTCCCGCGTTGCACGAGGAGGAGGGCCGACGCCAAGGGCTCACCTACGTGTACCGGACCATCGACCTCGACACTCTCGGACTGACCGTCGCCGACCTGCCCCGGCTGCTCCGCGGCGCGCGCGACCTCGGATTTCGCGGCCTCAACATCACCCATCCGTGCAAGCAGGCGGTGATCGAATGCCTCGATGAGCTATCGGTCGACGCCGAGCGACTCGGCGCGGTGAACACCGTGCTGTTCGAGCAGGGACGAGCCGTCGGCCACAACACCGACTGGTCCGGGTTCGGCCGCAACTTCGATCGTGGCCTGCCCGGCGCACGCCTCGACGAGGTAGTTCAACTCGGGGCCGGCGGCGCGGGGGCCGCGGTGGCCTACGGGCTGCTCACCCGCGGCGTGCGCAAGCTGGTGCTGGTCGATCAGGAGCGCGAACGTGCGCGGGCACTGGCGGATTCGTTCGCGACGCTGTTCGAGACCGCGGTGATCGAGACCGCGGATCCCGGCGAGTTGCCGCCCGTCCTGGCGCGCGCGGACGGGCTGGTCCATGCGACCCCGATGGGGATGGCGGCGCATCCGGGTTCCGCCGTTCCGATCGAGGTGTTGCGGCCGGAGCTGTGGGTGGCCGAGGTGGTCTACCGGCCGCTCGACACCGAGTTGCTGCGGGCCGCGCGGGCCGCGGGGGCACGAACTCTCGACGGCGGCGGCATGGCCGTCTATCAGGCGGTGGAGGCTTTTCGCATCTTCACCGGCATCGAACCCGATGCCGAGCGGATGTACACGCACATGGCCGCCCTGGTCCACAGCGAAGAACTGGAGGCGGTCCGATGA
- a CDS encoding TetR family transcriptional regulator, whose translation MPANDISLGKPVKRRRDSDRTKENILTVATKEFADNGFAGARMDLIAERTHTTKRMIYYYFGDKEGLYQAVLEQSYGAIRALERDLDTSGLGPVEAIRALAELTFDHHEQHPDFIRLVAGENLLRGEHIRRSEVLMRLGTPAADLLSQILSEGQDRGVFRSDVDALDVHMIISSYCVFRIANRHTWLALFGRDMIAPESHDHQRRILADMVVAFLRHHAD comes from the coding sequence ATGCCTGCGAACGACATCAGCCTCGGGAAACCGGTCAAGCGCAGGCGCGACAGCGATCGCACCAAGGAGAACATCCTGACCGTGGCGACCAAGGAGTTCGCCGACAACGGCTTCGCCGGTGCGAGAATGGATTTGATCGCCGAGCGCACGCATACCACCAAGCGGATGATCTATTACTACTTCGGTGACAAAGAGGGCCTGTATCAGGCGGTGCTCGAGCAGTCCTACGGCGCGATCCGCGCACTCGAGCGCGATCTCGACACCTCCGGGCTCGGCCCGGTCGAGGCGATTCGCGCACTGGCCGAGTTGACCTTCGACCATCACGAACAGCACCCGGATTTCATCCGGCTGGTGGCCGGCGAGAATCTGCTGCGCGGGGAACATATCCGCAGATCCGAGGTGCTCATGCGGCTCGGCACTCCGGCCGCCGACCTGCTCTCCCAGATTCTGTCCGAGGGTCAGGACCGCGGTGTGTTCCGTTCCGACGTCGACGCCCTCGACGTGCACATGATCATCAGTAGCTACTGCGTATTCCGCATCGCCAATCGGCATACCTGGCTGGCCCTCTTCGGCCGGGACATGATCGCCCCCGAATCTCACGATCATCAGCGCCGCATCCTGGCCGATATGGTCGTCGCCTTCCTCCGGCACCACGCGGACTGA
- a CDS encoding MFS transporter, giving the protein MTASTLDANEPGAGPPADTTKVKRAAAASFLGSMLEYYDFYIYASAAALVFGKVFFSKADPAMGTLLALATFGVAYIARPFGAVLLGHFGDRIGRKRVMLLTLVLMGVSTFLIGCLPSYAAIGVVAPILLVLLRVLQGISAAGEQSGANSLTLEHAPFGRRAFFTSWTLTGTQAGFILATLVFLVVATLPEETLLTWGWRVPFWFSLLVVVLAYVVRRKLEEPEVFEEERQSNQVAKFPVLALFRTQAADVFRVILCAFIAVCSSVFSVFGLAFATSDEVGISRTTMLLVAVSANVVALAAQPALAVLSDRVGRKPVFITGVLGCAVMIFVYFNAIMSGNVPLIFLAGVVLIGVCYSAPNAIWPSFYAEMFSTRVRFSGIAIGTQIGFAAAGFAPTIAWTLIGDSRTNWLPVALLVAACCVIAAVSAATARETFKVPLTQLGKA; this is encoded by the coding sequence ATGACCGCCAGCACGCTGGACGCGAACGAACCCGGTGCCGGACCTCCGGCCGACACGACCAAGGTCAAGCGGGCCGCCGCCGCCAGCTTCCTCGGCAGCATGCTCGAGTACTACGACTTCTACATCTATGCCTCGGCCGCCGCGCTGGTGTTCGGCAAGGTTTTCTTCTCCAAGGCCGATCCGGCGATGGGCACTTTGCTCGCCCTCGCGACCTTCGGCGTCGCCTACATCGCGCGACCGTTCGGCGCGGTCCTGCTCGGCCATTTCGGTGACCGGATCGGACGCAAGCGCGTGATGCTGCTGACCCTGGTGCTGATGGGAGTCTCGACCTTCCTGATCGGCTGTCTTCCGAGCTATGCCGCAATCGGGGTCGTTGCCCCCATTCTGCTGGTGCTGCTGCGGGTACTACAGGGGATCTCCGCGGCGGGCGAGCAGAGCGGGGCCAACTCCCTGACCCTCGAACACGCCCCCTTCGGCCGCCGGGCCTTCTTCACCAGCTGGACACTCACCGGCACGCAGGCCGGTTTCATCCTCGCCACCCTGGTGTTTCTCGTCGTGGCGACGTTGCCCGAGGAAACGTTGCTGACCTGGGGCTGGCGCGTGCCGTTCTGGTTCTCACTCCTGGTCGTGGTGCTCGCCTATGTGGTGCGCCGCAAACTCGAAGAGCCGGAGGTCTTCGAGGAGGAACGACAGTCGAACCAAGTGGCGAAATTCCCTGTGCTGGCGCTGTTCCGGACGCAGGCCGCCGACGTGTTCCGGGTGATCCTCTGCGCCTTCATCGCCGTCTGCAGCAGCGTTTTCTCGGTGTTCGGCCTGGCCTTCGCCACCAGCGACGAAGTGGGGATCAGCCGGACCACCATGTTGCTGGTCGCGGTCTCGGCCAACGTCGTCGCCCTGGCCGCGCAGCCGGCGCTGGCCGTGCTGTCCGACCGGGTCGGGCGCAAACCGGTATTCATCACCGGCGTACTCGGTTGCGCTGTCATGATTTTCGTGTACTTCAACGCGATCATGTCCGGCAACGTGCCGCTGATCTTCCTGGCCGGCGTGGTTCTCATCGGCGTCTGCTACAGCGCGCCCAACGCGATCTGGCCCTCCTTCTACGCTGAGATGTTCAGCACCCGGGTACGCTTCTCCGGTATCGCGATCGGCACCCAGATCGGTTTCGCCGCAGCGGGTTTCGCGCCGACGATCGCCTGGACGCTGATCGGCGACAGTCGCACGAACTGGCTGCCGGTGGCGCTGCTGGTCGCCGCCTGCTGTGTGATCGCCGCGGTATCCGCGGCCACCGCGCGCGAAACCTTCAAGGTTCCACTGACCCAACTCGGCAAGGCCTGA
- a CDS encoding saccharopine dehydrogenase family protein: protein MPKVVLFGATGYTGRLTAEVLLARGADPVLAGRNPTALAKLAADLGGARTAVADVTDPTSVRALLDRGDVLVTTVGPFLRHGRPALDAAISARAHYIDSTGEGPFIRTVFERDEQARAAGVGLLTAFGFDYVPGNLAAGLALRAAPTAVRADIGYFMDNPGTSGGTRASMAGMLFESGFALRNGQVVTERTGAHLRSFEVAGATRTGVSIPGSEHFALTRSPPHLRAVDVFLGLPPLAAQGLRAGSRLTAVAAQLPPLKRVLDDVLARTVRGSTGGPSAGARSRARARVVAEARDDSGNTLARVTLEGGDPYDFTAAIMAWAAGTALDGGLSGTGALGPVDAFGLDALHAAVRDAGWTDHPATSGTERR from the coding sequence ATGCCGAAAGTCGTATTGTTCGGGGCGACCGGGTACACCGGACGCCTGACGGCCGAAGTTCTCCTCGCACGCGGCGCCGATCCCGTGCTGGCGGGGCGCAACCCGACAGCTTTGGCGAAACTCGCCGCCGATCTCGGCGGCGCACGCACCGCGGTCGCCGACGTCACCGACCCGACTTCGGTGCGCGCCCTGCTGGATCGCGGTGATGTCTTGGTGACCACGGTCGGTCCGTTCCTGCGCCACGGCCGCCCCGCGCTGGACGCGGCGATCTCCGCGCGAGCCCATTACATCGACTCCACCGGCGAAGGTCCGTTCATCCGCACCGTGTTCGAGCGCGACGAGCAAGCCCGTGCCGCCGGAGTGGGACTGCTGACCGCGTTCGGATTCGACTATGTCCCGGGCAATTTGGCGGCCGGGCTGGCTCTGCGTGCGGCACCCACCGCTGTCCGCGCCGACATCGGCTACTTCATGGACAATCCCGGAACCAGCGGCGGCACCCGCGCCTCCATGGCCGGGATGCTGTTCGAATCCGGCTTCGCCCTGCGCAACGGGCAAGTCGTGACCGAGCGCACCGGCGCACATCTGCGGTCCTTCGAGGTCGCCGGCGCGACTCGAACGGGTGTGTCGATCCCGGGTTCGGAGCATTTCGCCCTCACTCGCTCCCCCCCGCACCTGCGTGCGGTCGACGTCTTCCTCGGTTTGCCGCCGCTCGCGGCGCAAGGCCTGCGCGCCGGATCCCGGTTGACCGCGGTCGCCGCGCAGCTACCCCCGCTGAAGCGGGTGCTCGACGATGTCCTGGCCCGAACCGTGCGAGGCTCCACCGGTGGTCCGAGCGCCGGAGCTCGCAGCCGCGCCCGAGCGCGGGTGGTCGCCGAAGCTCGCGACGATTCCGGAAACACGCTGGCACGAGTCACTCTGGAAGGCGGCGATCCCTACGATTTCACCGCCGCGATCATGGCCTGGGCCGCCGGCACCGCCCTGGACGGTGGCCTCAGCGGCACCGGCGCGCTCGGTCCGGTCGACGCGTTCGGTCTCGACGCGCTGCACGCCGCCGTCCGCGACGCGGGCTGGACCGACCACCCCGCGACCTCCGGAACTGAACGCCGGTAA
- a CDS encoding EF-hand domain-containing protein, with protein sequence MQISDFLRRKLERRFQTFDFDGDGRIDRSDFEASAAALAAEFGHDTDSPARHRLTELSLELWEALASAADTDGDATIEPAEYQRAFAARLLVTEESFELGYRPFLEAIMSIADVDGDGLLDADEYVRWTGALMHLPDTDARAIHQRLDSDGDGHITVEDLLRAIHDYYFDEDPDSTGSWLLGELPK encoded by the coding sequence ATGCAGATCAGCGATTTTCTCCGGCGCAAGCTCGAACGGCGGTTTCAGACTTTCGATTTCGACGGTGACGGTCGCATCGACCGCTCGGACTTCGAAGCTTCGGCGGCGGCATTGGCCGCGGAGTTCGGTCATGACACCGACTCTCCCGCCCGGCACCGGTTGACGGAGTTGAGCCTCGAATTGTGGGAGGCGCTGGCGTCGGCGGCCGACACCGATGGTGACGCCACGATCGAACCGGCCGAGTACCAGCGGGCGTTCGCCGCACGGCTGCTGGTGACCGAGGAATCTTTCGAGCTGGGCTATCGCCCGTTCCTGGAGGCGATCATGAGTATCGCCGACGTCGATGGCGACGGTCTGCTCGACGCCGACGAATATGTGCGCTGGACCGGCGCGTTGATGCATCTGCCCGACACCGACGCCCGTGCGATCCACCAGCGCCTCGACAGCGACGGTGACGGTCACATCACCGTCGAGGACCTGCTGCGCGCGATCCATGACTACTACTTCGACGAGGATCCGGACAGTACCGGCAGCTGGCTCCTCGGTGAGCTCCCGAAGTGA
- the sigJ gene encoding RNA polymerase sigma factor SigJ, whose translation MTDPQLAAVISERRQLINLAYRLLGSLAEAEDVVQETYARWYALPERQRREVAAPGAWLTTVASRVCLDLLGSARARREQYVGEWIPEPVPGPDGPDTLDPADRVTLDESISMAFLIVLDSMTPAERVAFVLHDVFRYSFAEVGQIVGRTPAACRQLAFSARRRIDTSRAASTDERAEVIRDFKRAWETGDIAALISVLDPRATATADGGGLVPAFLDPIIGGAQIARAWMELAALAPAPTLLERTVNGQPGLVAELDGVIISVYAFDIADSRITRIWVIRNPEKLRPWTTG comes from the coding sequence ATGACCGACCCGCAGCTGGCCGCGGTGATCAGCGAGCGTCGACAGCTGATCAATCTCGCCTACCGGTTGCTCGGCTCCCTGGCCGAAGCCGAAGACGTGGTGCAGGAAACCTACGCACGCTGGTATGCCCTGCCCGAGCGGCAGCGGCGGGAGGTGGCCGCACCCGGGGCGTGGCTGACGACGGTCGCCAGCCGGGTCTGCCTCGACCTGCTGGGCTCCGCGCGCGCCAGACGCGAACAGTATGTCGGCGAATGGATTCCGGAGCCGGTGCCCGGCCCGGACGGCCCCGACACCCTCGACCCCGCCGACCGGGTCACCCTGGACGAGTCGATCAGCATGGCCTTCCTCATCGTGCTGGATTCCATGACACCCGCCGAGCGCGTGGCCTTCGTCCTGCACGACGTCTTCCGATATTCCTTCGCCGAGGTCGGCCAGATCGTCGGGCGCACACCTGCGGCCTGCCGTCAGCTTGCCTTCAGTGCCCGCCGCCGCATCGACACCTCCCGGGCCGCTTCGACCGACGAACGCGCCGAGGTGATCCGCGACTTCAAACGAGCCTGGGAGACAGGCGATATCGCAGCGCTGATCAGCGTGCTCGATCCCCGGGCGACCGCGACCGCCGACGGCGGTGGCCTCGTGCCCGCATTCCTCGATCCGATTATCGGCGGCGCGCAGATCGCGCGCGCGTGGATGGAACTGGCCGCCCTCGCGCCGGCGCCGACGCTGCTTGAGCGCACGGTGAACGGCCAGCCCGGTCTGGTAGCCGAGCTCGACGGCGTCATCATCTCGGTCTACGCCTTCGACATCGCCGATAGCCGGATCACTCGCATCTGGGTGATCCGGAATCCGGAGAAACTGCGACCCTGGACAACCGGTTGA
- a CDS encoding NADPH-dependent FMN reductase, with translation MTRIGIILGSTRPNRRGPQVAQWVVDSAVRRGDADYELIDLREHPLPHLDEATPPMAGPSVNAHTRAWAERVGSFDGFVLVTPEYNGGVPGVIKNAFDHVCAEWNHKAIGFVSYGVFGGVRAVEQLRSVCGSLGMADVSQLVAISVLTDFENHTTFTPREHHLAALGKTLDQVLAWTAALAVLRTNSEPTLADA, from the coding sequence ATGACCAGAATCGGCATCATCCTCGGCAGCACCCGGCCCAACCGGCGCGGCCCTCAGGTCGCGCAGTGGGTAGTGGATTCGGCGGTACGGCGCGGCGACGCCGACTACGAACTGATCGACCTGCGCGAGCATCCGCTACCGCATCTCGACGAGGCGACACCGCCGATGGCCGGCCCCTCGGTCAACGCGCACACTCGCGCCTGGGCCGAGCGGGTCGGCTCCTTCGACGGCTTCGTGCTGGTGACCCCGGAGTACAACGGCGGCGTGCCCGGGGTGATCAAGAACGCCTTCGACCATGTCTGCGCCGAATGGAATCACAAGGCAATCGGATTCGTCTCCTATGGTGTGTTCGGCGGCGTGCGCGCGGTCGAGCAGCTGCGGTCGGTGTGCGGCTCGCTCGGTATGGCCGATGTCAGCCAGCTGGTCGCGATCTCGGTGCTCACCGATTTCGAGAACCACACAACCTTCACCCCGCGTGAGCATCATCTCGCCGCGCTGGGCAAGACGCTCGATCAGGTCCTCGCGTGGACCGCCGCGCTCGCCGTACTGCGGACCAACTCCGAACCCACCCTCGCCGATGCCTGA
- a CDS encoding YybH family protein — protein sequence MTVADDFRSRTDRAGAAEADIRRQIDRMVEGLRAKDPAALRRLYTPDVVSFDVEPPLQHVGIAAKLENWSKVFSFFESLTYEFRELSVTAGDEVAFVHAFGRLSGTLTNGVVTSGMWVRATLGMRRIDGVWLIAHDQVSVPFDLASGKGVADLEP from the coding sequence ATGACTGTTGCCGACGATTTCCGATCCCGCACCGACCGCGCCGGGGCGGCGGAAGCCGACATCCGTCGGCAGATCGACCGGATGGTCGAGGGCCTGCGCGCCAAGGATCCGGCGGCACTGCGGCGGCTGTATACGCCGGACGTCGTGTCCTTCGATGTCGAGCCGCCACTACAGCATGTCGGGATCGCGGCGAAACTCGAGAACTGGTCGAAGGTGTTCTCGTTCTTCGAAAGTCTGACCTATGAGTTCCGTGAACTCAGCGTGACCGCCGGTGACGAGGTGGCCTTCGTGCACGCCTTCGGCCGACTGAGCGGCACGCTGACGAACGGCGTTGTCACCAGCGGAATGTGGGTGCGGGCCACCTTGGGCATGCGCAGAATCGACGGCGTCTGGTTGATCGCCCACGACCAGGTCTCGGTGCCGTTCGACCTCGCGAGCGGCAAAGGCGTAGCCGACCTCGAGCCCTGA
- a CDS encoding TetR-like C-terminal domain-containing protein produces the protein MRPRPIGETAPDAQAGTASCEPAVLAATPSRPSLAAIGRAFFAGRLERERPVFERAVARGELPPTVDPALIMDLLAGAIWFRLLLRGESVSPEYVHEIIDLVLPTETR, from the coding sequence GTGCGCCCCCGTCCGATCGGCGAGACAGCGCCCGATGCGCAAGCAGGAACGGCATCGTGTGAGCCGGCGGTCCTGGCCGCGACGCCCAGCCGCCCGTCACTCGCCGCCATCGGCCGAGCTTTCTTCGCCGGTCGGCTGGAACGGGAACGCCCAGTCTTCGAACGGGCGGTTGCCCGCGGCGAATTGCCGCCAACCGTCGACCCGGCGCTGATCATGGACCTACTGGCGGGCGCGATCTGGTTCCGGCTGCTTCTTCGAGGGGAATCCGTGTCGCCCGAGTACGTCCACGAAATCATCGACCTGGTATTGCCCACCGAAACCAGATAG
- a CDS encoding alpha/beta fold hydrolase yields MPFLLAHRALSRRSDGGARVSGRVFDAVLPRRVANDVKDGGIATEAIPDVVAALRDFDLRDSLARYPGPTWLINGARDHVRAEERRSLNACPRGRLLVIPRTGHYLPLAEPVVFSRLILDVAAACHHREIP; encoded by the coding sequence ATGCCGTTCCTGCTTGCGCATCGGGCGCTGTCTCGCCGATCGGACGGGGGCGCACGGGTCAGCGGCCGCGTCTTCGACGCCGTCCTGCCGCGCCGCGTGGCAAACGACGTCAAGGACGGGGGTATCGCCACCGAGGCGATCCCGGATGTTGTTGCGGCGCTTCGAGATTTCGATCTGCGGGATAGCCTCGCGCGCTATCCCGGCCCCACCTGGCTGATCAACGGCGCACGCGATCACGTCCGTGCCGAAGAGCGGCGGTCACTGAACGCGTGCCCGCGGGGCCGCCTGCTCGTCATCCCGCGCACCGGCCACTATCTCCCGCTCGCCGAGCCGGTGGTGTTCTCCCGGCTCATCTTGGATGTCGCCGCCGCGTGCCACCACCGGGAAATCCCTTGA
- a CDS encoding TetR/AcrR family transcriptional regulator — protein MTAPRRRRNPEQTRAAIVEALLTALKAGSGIPTAKDIAQRAGVSERSIFVHFTGRDDLFIAAVEAQSDAVEQLITHPDPTLPLADRIDAVVTQSAVIFEAQRYPRVLGLLESRTLPAVDARMRSTDQRIRDSLAEVFGTELTRDGHVDRELLDLIDATVSWPYRHHLMERRGLSEQAASKAIARALHALLG, from the coding sequence GTGACCGCCCCCCGCCGAAGACGCAACCCCGAACAGACTCGCGCGGCCATCGTCGAAGCGCTGCTCACCGCCCTCAAAGCGGGTTCAGGCATCCCCACTGCCAAAGACATCGCCCAGCGCGCCGGCGTGTCCGAACGCAGCATTTTCGTGCACTTCACCGGCCGAGACGACCTGTTCATCGCCGCTGTCGAGGCGCAGTCGGACGCGGTGGAGCAGCTCATCACCCACCCCGATCCGACACTCCCCTTGGCCGACCGCATCGACGCGGTCGTGACGCAGAGCGCGGTCATCTTCGAAGCCCAGCGCTACCCCCGCGTGCTGGGCCTGCTCGAATCGCGAACTCTCCCCGCGGTCGACGCCCGCATGCGTTCGACCGACCAGCGCATCCGCGACAGTCTCGCCGAGGTATTCGGCACCGAACTCACCCGCGATGGACACGTGGACCGAGAACTGCTCGACCTGATCGATGCCACCGTCAGCTGGCCCTACCGGCACCACCTGATGGAACGGCGCGGTCTGTCCGAGCAGGCGGCGTCGAAAGCCATCGCCCGCGCGCTGCACGCGCTGCTGGGTTGA